In one Thermosipho ferrireducens genomic region, the following are encoded:
- the rlmB gene encoding 23S rRNA (guanosine(2251)-2'-O)-methyltransferase RlmB — protein sequence MRVYGRNVFREILYSNFPVRMVYFSENGDKELVMLIEQAKSRKLPYTISPKKILTRLCNFDKHQGVVVDIGEFPYKDESSIIETENGKGFFVILDQLQDPHNFGAIIRSAVGAGANAIVIPKNNSVKVTPTVVKVSVGTIFRIPIVEVVNISRFIEKIKKVGFWVYAADMQGVAYYRANLKRPVAIVFGSEGEGIRRGVKQKCDGVVSIPMKNSIDSLNVSVSAGIILFEVARQNENIDS from the coding sequence GTGAGAGTTTACGGTAGAAATGTCTTTCGCGAGATATTGTATTCAAATTTCCCTGTAAGAATGGTGTATTTTTCTGAGAATGGTGATAAAGAGTTAGTAATGTTAATAGAACAGGCAAAATCCAGAAAACTGCCTTACACAATATCACCAAAAAAAATTTTAACAAGGCTTTGTAACTTTGACAAACATCAAGGGGTGGTTGTGGATATAGGGGAGTTTCCATACAAAGATGAGAGTAGTATAATAGAAACAGAAAATGGAAAAGGTTTTTTTGTTATACTTGATCAGCTTCAGGATCCTCACAATTTTGGAGCTATTATAAGAAGCGCAGTTGGAGCTGGAGCAAATGCCATTGTCATCCCTAAAAATAATTCTGTAAAAGTAACTCCGACTGTTGTGAAAGTTTCTGTGGGGACAATATTCAGAATACCAATAGTGGAAGTTGTAAATATTTCGAGATTTATTGAGAAAATAAAAAAGGTAGGGTTCTGGGTTTATGCAGCGGATATGCAGGGAGTAGCGTATTATAGAGCGAATTTAAAAAGGCCTGTAGCTATAGTTTTTGGTAGTGAAGGTGAGGGAATAAGAAGAGGTGTAAAACAAAAATGTGATGGGGTAGTTTCTATTCCAATGAAGAATTCTATTGATTCTTTGAATGTTTCAGTTAGTGCAGGAATAATTTTATTTGAGGTGGCGAGACAAAATGAAAATATTGATAGTTGA
- a CDS encoding response regulator transcription factor encodes MKILIVEDDQKMKRLLELEFLHEKFKVQTVEYGEDAIIAYEEFKPDIVILDVMLPDIDGTEVAKRIKKLDPDAGIIMLTALGETRHKVEGFESGADDYVVKPFDFEELLARVKALLRRKKIEFEHEVTIGELSIDLSARIVKYKGKEIQLSKTEFDLLAYLVKNVGRVVSKEEILDAVWGMDYYGSPNVVEVYINYLRKKIDSEIIKTVRGVGYVINK; translated from the coding sequence ATGAAAATATTGATAGTTGAAGATGATCAAAAAATGAAAAGACTGCTGGAATTGGAATTTTTACATGAAAAGTTTAAAGTGCAAACTGTAGAGTATGGCGAAGATGCCATTATAGCGTATGAGGAATTTAAACCTGATATTGTGATACTCGATGTTATGTTGCCTGATATAGATGGCACAGAAGTTGCAAAGCGTATAAAAAAATTGGATCCAGATGCGGGAATTATTATGTTAACGGCACTGGGTGAGACAAGACATAAGGTAGAAGGATTTGAAAGTGGAGCAGATGATTATGTGGTAAAACCTTTTGATTTTGAGGAACTTCTTGCTCGAGTTAAAGCACTGCTTCGAAGAAAGAAAATTGAATTTGAACATGAAGTAACAATTGGTGAACTTTCGATCGATTTAAGTGCAAGGATAGTCAAATATAAAGGAAAAGAAATACAGTTAAGTAAGACAGAATTTGATCTTCTTGCATATCTTGTGAAAAATGTTGGTAGAGTAGTTTCGAAAGAGGAAATTTTAGATGCCGTTTGGGGAATGGATTATTATGGTTCTCCAAATGTTGTTGAAGTGTATATTAATTATTTAAGAAAAAAGATAGATTCAGAGATAATAAAAACTGTGCGTGGAGTAGGATATGTAATTAATAAATAG